ACAAAGGCCATGTTGGGCTGCATCATGCGGCAAAATACGGGGTCAAAGCTCCAAAAAGAAATACCCATGCCGGCCAGGACCTGCCAAAAAAGAGTCTCGAACCGCGACGGCTGACTTACGATATGCGGCGTAAAACCCTGCATGTCGCACTGCTGCATAAACCAGTCCACGCCGTGAGGAAAAGTGGCGGGAGAAAGAAGAATAAACCGTTCTTCTTTCAGTTCAGCCAGATCAATGGAGTAGCGGTTGGCATAAGGATGGCTGCGCGGCAGCAAAAAGCACAGGCGGGCCCGGCGTACCTCGCGTATGGCAAATTTGGATTTGAGGTTATTGCTTAGATGCGGCGTGAAAGCAATGTCGAGCTCCTGCCGTTCCAGATTATCGTTGATTTCCGGCACGGTAAGGATGCCGATGTCCAGTGCGACATGGGGATACAGGGCGGTGAAATGCTCCAGGATTTTCGGCAAAAATGTGCACTCAATCCCGGTGCACCCAATGCGCAGCTTACCCCAGATGTCTGTTTGCGATTTGCGTGTCCTGGAAAAAACATCATCAATTTTTGCAAACAGGGAGCCAGCCTCTTGCTGGAGAGTAAAGCCTGCCGGCGTTAACCGGACCGAGTGGTGATTGCGGACAAACAGCTGTACGCCGAGCTGTTCTTCCAATTCAATAATGTGCTTGCTTAAAGTTGACTGGCTGATATAGAGGCGTTCGGCCGCCTTGGTAAAGTTCAGACACTCGGCCACCAGCACAAATGAACGCAAGTATCGGACGCCCTCCATAAAAGCCTCCCCTTTACCAGCAGTATTCCAAAAAAAGTTAGATAATTCCGAATATATTATATTTCTTTCATAAAGTATACGCAAGCTCGCTGACCGGGATATTGGTTATGATTTTTTTTGCATACGCATTCTAGTTTTTGAATT
The DNA window shown above is from Acetonema longum DSM 6540 and carries:
- a CDS encoding LysR family transcriptional regulator, with product MRSFVLVAECLNFTKAAERLYISQSTLSKHIIELEEQLGVQLFVRNHHSVRLTPAGFTLQQEAGSLFAKIDDVFSRTRKSQTDIWGKLRIGCTGIECTFLPKILEHFTALYPHVALDIGILTVPEINDNLERQELDIAFTPHLSNNLKSKFAIREVRRARLCFLLPRSHPYANRYSIDLAELKEERFILLSPATFPHGVDWFMQQCDMQGFTPHIVSQPSRFETLFWQVLAGMGISFWSFDPVFCRMMQPNMAFVAMKGANAYGNIAVIWKSSNPNPVIPLFIKEFDAVPLTEKLPMNALR